Below is a window of Halomonas sp. Bachu 37 DNA.
TAAACGCCAGGCCCCGGAGCTCTCGCAACAACTGCCCGAGCTGCCGGTGCTCGCTCATCAGGCCCTCAGCCGCATGGAACACGAACATCGCCAACGCCACCAGCAAGTCGATTCCCTCGACGGCATCCGCTGCCATCTTCAGCGTCAGCACAAGCGCCAGTACCGCCTGCGCCTGGGGTTGATCCTGGTGGCGCTGGCCCTGGCCTGGCAACCGCTGACGCAATGGGCGCTGACCCAGGACTGGCCGGTACTGGCCGCCGCCGTCGCCGGTCTGGCCCTGCTGGTCTGGCACTAGCACGGCCTTGGCGCTTTCTCATTAGCTTGATCACGGAGTACCGCGTATGGCAGACCCAACAGGCTCACCCAATTCGCCCGAACCGGTGCTCGACGCCCTGGCCGAAGTGCTCAAACAGCGTCGCGATGCCGACCCCGAAACATCGTATGTCGCCTCCTTGCATCACAAGGGATTGAACAAGATACTCGAGAAAGTCGGCGAGGAAGCCACGGAGACTTTGCTTGCCGCCAAGGATGCCGAAGGCAACGGCGAGAGCGAACGTCAAGCACTAGTCGCCGAAACCGCCGACCTGTGGTTTCATAGCCTGGTCATGCTTTCGCATATGGGGCTGGATCATCAGCCAGTTCTGGACGAACTGGCACGACGCTTCGGGATATCAGGGCATGAGGAAAAGGCTGCTCGGCAACGCTGACACGAACCGGACCGACACAGAATTCAGCTTCAACCTGCAGCAATCTCAAAGACAAGACATTCTCACAGACGCTTTCAAAGGCGCTTTCAAAGACAGACTCAACGACATTCTCAACGAGGAGAACGCATATGTTAGGTGGCATCAGTATTTGGCAGCTGCTGATCGTGCTGGGCATCATCATCCTGGTTTTCGGCACCAAGAAACTACGTAACGTGGGTACCGACCTGGGCGGCGCGGTCAAGGGATTCAAGAGCGCCATGCACGAGGAGGAGAAAGGCGACAAGAACGATACCGACAAGGATGCGCCGCAAGCCAAGGTGAGCCATGAAGAGCGTGGCAACACCTACGACGTGCAGGCGGAAGAGAAGAAGACCGAAAACTCCGACGAGCGCAAGTAAGCCCCATGTTTGATATGGGCTTTCTCGAACTGCTGATTATCGCCGTGGTGGGCTTGCTGGTGCTCGGCCCGGAGCGATTGCCTAAAGCGGCACGGACGCTGGGCCTGTGGATCGGCAAGATCAAGCGGACCGTGTCCGGCATGCAGCGCGAAATCAACGCTCAGCTGGAAGCCGAGGAGTTGCGCCAGAAGCTCAACGAGCAGCACAAGAAGCTCGATGACAGCCTGCAGAAGGCCAAGCGCGACGTCGAGAGCCTGGGCGATTCGCCCGCAGCGAAACCCAGCGCTGAAAGCGAACCGCAGGAGACGGCGGCAAGCGACGCCGAGGATTCGACGCAAACCCGCGTGGACCGCGCGACATCGCGCCTGGACGATGCCCTGGCAACGGTACGCGACACCGCCCCCGAGCAAGCCGACCCGCAGAAGGACGCTGATTCTCGATGAGCACCACCAACGATGCACAGGAACAGACACCGCTGATCGAGCACCTGATCGAGTTACGCTCGCGTCTGATGCGCTCGGTGGTGGTGGTGGTGGTCGTGTTTCTCGGCCTCTACTCCTTTGCCAACGATATCTACTCCTTTGTCGCCCAGCCGCTGATGGCATTGTTGCCAGCCGGGTCGCAGATGATTGCCACCGAAGTGGCCTCGCCCTTCCTGGCGCCGTTCAAGCTGACCCTGGTGGTGGCGATTTTCATCGCCATTCCTTATGTCCTGCATCAGGCCTGGGCGTTTGTCGCCCCCGGGCTCTATGACAACGAAAAGGCCCTGGCCGTGCCGATTCTGGTCTCCAGCATCGCGCTTTTCTACGCCGGAGCCGCGTTTGCCTATTACGTCGTGTTTCCCCTGCTGTTCCAGTTTTTCACCCAGACCGGGCCGGAAAATGTGGCGGTGATGACCGACATCAACCAGTACCTCAACTTCGTACTGAAGCTGTTCTTCGCTTTCGGGGTAGCCTTCGAGATTCCCATCGCCACTTTCCTGCTGATCCTTTCAGGGGCGTCCAGCGTGGAAAGTCTGTCGAAAAAGCGTCCCTACATCATTCTGGGGTGCTTCGTGGTGGGAATGCTGCTGACCCCGCCGGATGTAATTTCCCAGAGCCTGCTGGCGGTGCCCATGTACCTGCTCTATGAAGTGGGGTTGCTGTTCGGTCGCCTGGTGCGCAAGCGCCGGTCGGAAGAGCAGGATGTCGTCGAGGACGAATGAAAAAACGGCTTGGATGGGTTTTATAGCGCCCCCGCATTAGGATTGTTCTAGCCTGGATGAGGACGGCTATACTTCATCAACAGCTAAAAACGGCCCCTTTGGGGCCGTTTTCTGTCTTGAGGGAAGGTAATAGAGGGATTCAGTCCATCATTTCATCGATACGATCGACAAGCTTGAAGATACCGGTAGCCGCTTCACTGAGACGGGTCGCCAGCATGTAGGCCGGGGTGGTGACCACGCGGTGCTCGAGGTCAACGACGATATCCTCCACGCCGCAGCCGCGATGCAGCCCTCCCATGGCACTGATGGCCCCGGAGACACCCGGGTCGTGGCCCACGGTCACGGCCACGCCGTCCCCCAGCAGACGCGGTACCAATACCGGTGAGATGCACATCAGACCGATGGGCTTGGCATCCTCCTTGAAGCCTTCCAGTGCCGTCTTGAGCGACTCCAGCACCTGCATGGCATCTCCGGCCTCGGCGAAGTCGGAGAGATTCTTGGCGACACCGAAACCACCGGGAACGATCACCGCATCGAAGTCGTCGGCGTCGAGGTCGGTGAGCGGGCTGATCTCCCCCCGTGCCAGACGGGCCGACTCCACCAGCACGTTGCGCGACTCGTCCGGCATCGCCTGTTGGGTGAGATGGTTCACCACCTGAGTCTGCTCGATATCCGGGGCAAAACAGCGATACCCGATGCCCAACTGATCCAGCCGCAGCAACGTCAGCGTGGTTTCGTAGATCTCCGAGCCATCGAACACGCCGCAGCCTGCCAGCACCACTGCCACCTGTTTGGTCATGCCTGTCTCCTTACCAAAATGATTTCGCCCCATGGCCGTGCCATGAACCAAGCTGTTGTAAAAAACAGCGTCTAGGGTAGAGGCTTACTTTAGAGAGTCTCCCGTTCCGCCACAAGGCGGCTTTCGCCGGGGGGCGCGGCTGATATACTCGGTAAAGCTGCCCGCCGCCCAATGCGGCCTGGTGTCCCGTTTCGGATTTTGGAGAAGAGCCTTGAGCATGCCCCGACATTTCCCCGCCACCCGCCTGCGTCGTATGCGCCGTGACGACTTCTCGCGCCGCCTGATGCAGGAGGCCACGCTCTCCCCGGCCGATCTTATCCTGCCGGTCTTCGTCACCGAGGGCGACAACCAGCGCGAAGCCGTGGCTTCGATGCCCGGGGTCGAACGCTTGTCCCTGGATCTGCTGCTGGAGCAGGCGCGCGAAGCCTACCAGCTTGGCATTCCCGCCCTGGCGCTGTTTCCGGTGGTGGGCGACGAACAGAAAAGCGAACTGGCCGAGGAGGCGTATAACGCCAACGGCCTGGTCCAGCGTAGCGTCCGCGCGCTGAAGGAGGCGCTGCCCGAACTCGGCATCATCACCGATGTGGCCCTCGACCCCTACACCAGCCACGGCCAGGACGGCATCATCGACGAGCAGGGCTACGTGCAGAACGACCGCACCGTCGACACCCTGCTCAAGCAGGCCCTGTCCCACGCCGAAGCCGGCGCCGACGTGGTGGCGCCCTCCGACATGATGGACGGCCGTATCGGTGCCATTCGCCAGGTGCTCGAACAGGAGAACCTGCATAACGTGCGCATCATGGCCTACAGTGCCAAGTATGCCTCCAAGTATTACGGGCCGTTCCGCGACGCGGTGGGCTCCGCCGGCAATCTGGGCAAGGCGGACAAGCGCACCTACCAGATGGACCCCGCCAACAGCGATGAAGCGATTCACGAGGTGGCCATGGATATCGCCGAAGGTGCCGACATGGTAATGGTCAAGCCGGGCATGCCTTACCTGGATGTGGTGCGACGCGTCAAGCAGGAGCTCCAGGTACCGACCTTCGCTTACCAGGTCAGCGGTGAGTACGCCATGCACCGGGCCGCTTTCGACAATGGCTGGCTGGAACCCGAGCCGGTCATTCTGGAGTCGCTGATGTGCTTCAAGCGAGCGGGAGCCGACGGCATCCTGACCTACTTCGCCCTGGAAGCGGCCCGCCTGCTGCAACGCCGCTGAGCACAGTTACCACGGCAGCGAGTGAAACCTCGCTGTCATATTCTTTACCCATACTATTCCACCATACTGACCGGCAGATCGCTTTCACGCATATTTCTCAGCATAATTGACCATCACGCAAGGGAGGCTCCATGGAAATCAAGGCCACTAAAGAGTCCTCGCCCTCTGCAACTGAACGGTCTTCTGCAACTGAACAGCCTTCACCGGAAATGTCTGCCACGGAGCTGTCGACGGCGGCCCTGGTCGGGACCGGTGATGTTCCAAGCGAGCCGCCATTGCGGGTCAACCGCACCCAGGCCGGCATCCACGCCCGCAACGCCGCGCCGCTAGAAACGGATCTTTCCGACCCCCAGCTCTACTTCAACCGTGAGCTTTCCCATCTCAAGTTCAATACTCGGGTACTGGAACAGGCGCTGGATACGGCCCACCCGCTGCTCAACCGGTTGATGTTTCTGCTGATCTTCTCATCCAACATGGACGAGTTCTTCGAGATTCGCGTCGCCGGGCTCAAGCGCAACGTATTACTGGGCGATGCCTCCACCGGTGCCGACGGCCGGCTGCCCAAAGCGGTGCTGGCCGAGATTGCCGACGTCGCCCATGAACAGATCGCCCGGCAATATCAGATACTCAACGACGCCCTGCTCCCCGAGCTGGAAACCCAGGGGTTGCGCTTTCGCCGCCGCACACAGTGGACGGCGGCACAGAAAAGCTGGGTACGGGAGTTCTTCGACAACGAGATCATGCCGGTCATCAGCCCCATCGGCCTCGACCCCTCGCACCCGTTCCCGCGCCTGGTCAACAAGAGCCTCAACTTCATCGTCGAGCTGGAAGGCAAGGACGCCTTCGGTCGCGCCGGCGGCATGGCGATCCTGCCGGCGCCACGCTCACTGCCACGCCTGGTCGCCTTGCCCAAGGCGCTTTGCGAGGAGGGTTTTTCCGAATACATCTTCCTCTCGTCGATGATCCACTCCCACGCCGACGAACTCTTTCCCGGCATGCGCGTGCGCGGCTGTTACCAGTTCCGCCTGACGCGTAACGCCGATCTGAGCGTCGATCCCGACGAGGTCTCCGACCTGGCATCGGCACTGCGCGGCGAACTGCTGGCGAGACGCTACGGCAGCGGCGTGCGCCTGGAAGTGGCCGATACCTGCCCCGACGGACTGGCGGATTTTCTCCTCGCCCAGTTCGAGCTGGAGCCGCAAGACCTCTACCGGGTCAAGGGGCCGGTCAACCTGACGCGCATGATGGCGGTGCTGGGCGACGTCGATCGCCCCGAGCTGCTCTACCGTCCTTTTACTCCCGGTGTGCCCAAGGCATTCAAGAGCGGCAGCCTCTTCAGTGCCATCGCCCGTGGCGATGTGCTGCTCCACCACCCCTTCCAGTCGTTCTGCCCGATAGAAGATTTGCTGCGGGAGGCGGCGCGGGACCCGGATGTGCTGGCGATCAAGCAGACGCTTTACCGGACCGGTACGGAGTCGCCGATCGTCGGCGCCCTGGTGGAAGCCGCAAGCCAGGGCAAGGAAGTCACGGTGGTGATCGAGCTGCGCGCCCGCTTCGACGAGGCCGACAACCTGGGCCTGGCGGCCCGCCTGCAGGAAGCCGGAGCGATCGTGATCTACGGCATCATGGCCTACAAGACCCACGCCAAGATGCTGCATATCGTGCGCCGGGAGAAAGGCGCGCTGCGCCATTACGCCCATCTCGGCACCGGCAACTACCACTCCAAGACCGCCAAGCTCTACACCGACTACAGCCTGCTGACCGCCAACCCCCAGCTGTGTGCCGATGTACACAAGGTCTTCCAGCAGCTTTCCGGCATGGGCAAGGCAAGACGTGTCGACAAGCTGTTGCACGCTCCTTTCACCCTGCATGAACGGTTGGTCGAAATGATCGATCGCGAGGCCCAGCATGCCCTCAAGGGTCGCCGGGCCCGCCTTATCTTCAAGTGCAACTCGCTCACCGAGCCCAAGCTGATCCAGGCGCTCTACCGCGCCTCCCAGGCGGGTGTCGAATGCGACCTGATCATCCGCGGCATGTGCTGTTTGCGCCCCGGCGTTGAAGGCATCTCGGACAATATCCGTGTGCGCTCGATCATCGGGCGCTTTCTCGAGCATACCCGGGTCTTTCATTTTCACAATGACGGCGCGGCAGAAACCTGGTGCTCTAGCGCCGACCTGATGGCACGCAACATGTTCCATCGCGTGGAGACCTGCTTCCCGCTGCTGGACAGGAAACTGGCTACCCGGGTGCGCAAGGACCTGGAGACCTACCTGGTGGACAACTGCCAGAGCTGGCTACTCAAGGCCGATGGCAACTATGAACTGCAATGTCCTGGCGGCAGCGCTCCCATCAGTGCCCAGGAGACCCTGCTCTACGCCTACGCCACCAAGAACTGACCCGTGTCGCTGCTGCCGTGACCAACCCGAACGCCCCCGCGCCGGGAACGGCAGCGGGGGCGAAAGGTTAGGCCAAGGGTT
It encodes the following:
- the ppk1 gene encoding polyphosphate kinase 1, with translation MSATELSTAALVGTGDVPSEPPLRVNRTQAGIHARNAAPLETDLSDPQLYFNRELSHLKFNTRVLEQALDTAHPLLNRLMFLLIFSSNMDEFFEIRVAGLKRNVLLGDASTGADGRLPKAVLAEIADVAHEQIARQYQILNDALLPELETQGLRFRRRTQWTAAQKSWVREFFDNEIMPVISPIGLDPSHPFPRLVNKSLNFIVELEGKDAFGRAGGMAILPAPRSLPRLVALPKALCEEGFSEYIFLSSMIHSHADELFPGMRVRGCYQFRLTRNADLSVDPDEVSDLASALRGELLARRYGSGVRLEVADTCPDGLADFLLAQFELEPQDLYRVKGPVNLTRMMAVLGDVDRPELLYRPFTPGVPKAFKSGSLFSAIARGDVLLHHPFQSFCPIEDLLREAARDPDVLAIKQTLYRTGTESPIVGALVEAASQGKEVTVVIELRARFDEADNLGLAARLQEAGAIVIYGIMAYKTHAKMLHIVRREKGALRHYAHLGTGNYHSKTAKLYTDYSLLTANPQLCADVHKVFQQLSGMGKARRVDKLLHAPFTLHERLVEMIDREAQHALKGRRARLIFKCNSLTEPKLIQALYRASQAGVECDLIIRGMCCLRPGVEGISDNIRVRSIIGRFLEHTRVFHFHNDGAAETWCSSADLMARNMFHRVETCFPLLDRKLATRVRKDLETYLVDNCQSWLLKADGNYELQCPGGSAPISAQETLLYAYATKN
- the elbB gene encoding isoprenoid biosynthesis glyoxalase ElbB, translating into MTKQVAVVLAGCGVFDGSEIYETTLTLLRLDQLGIGYRCFAPDIEQTQVVNHLTQQAMPDESRNVLVESARLARGEISPLTDLDADDFDAVIVPGGFGVAKNLSDFAEAGDAMQVLESLKTALEGFKEDAKPIGLMCISPVLVPRLLGDGVAVTVGHDPGVSGAISAMGGLHRGCGVEDIVVDLEHRVVTTPAYMLATRLSEAATGIFKLVDRIDEMMD
- the tatB gene encoding Sec-independent protein translocase protein TatB → MFDMGFLELLIIAVVGLLVLGPERLPKAARTLGLWIGKIKRTVSGMQREINAQLEAEELRQKLNEQHKKLDDSLQKAKRDVESLGDSPAAKPSAESEPQETAASDAEDSTQTRVDRATSRLDDALATVRDTAPEQADPQKDADSR
- the tatA gene encoding Sec-independent protein translocase subunit TatA yields the protein MLGGISIWQLLIVLGIIILVFGTKKLRNVGTDLGGAVKGFKSAMHEEEKGDKNDTDKDAPQAKVSHEERGNTYDVQAEEKKTENSDERK
- the hemB gene encoding porphobilinogen synthase; the protein is MPRHFPATRLRRMRRDDFSRRLMQEATLSPADLILPVFVTEGDNQREAVASMPGVERLSLDLLLEQAREAYQLGIPALALFPVVGDEQKSELAEEAYNANGLVQRSVRALKEALPELGIITDVALDPYTSHGQDGIIDEQGYVQNDRTVDTLLKQALSHAEAGADVVAPSDMMDGRIGAIRQVLEQENLHNVRIMAYSAKYASKYYGPFRDAVGSAGNLGKADKRTYQMDPANSDEAIHEVAMDIAEGADMVMVKPGMPYLDVVRRVKQELQVPTFAYQVSGEYAMHRAAFDNGWLEPEPVILESLMCFKRAGADGILTYFALEAARLLQRR
- the tatC gene encoding twin-arginine translocase subunit TatC, which codes for MSTTNDAQEQTPLIEHLIELRSRLMRSVVVVVVVFLGLYSFANDIYSFVAQPLMALLPAGSQMIATEVASPFLAPFKLTLVVAIFIAIPYVLHQAWAFVAPGLYDNEKALAVPILVSSIALFYAGAAFAYYVVFPLLFQFFTQTGPENVAVMTDINQYLNFVLKLFFAFGVAFEIPIATFLLILSGASSVESLSKKRPYIILGCFVVGMLLTPPDVISQSLLAVPMYLLYEVGLLFGRLVRKRRSEEQDVVEDE
- a CDS encoding phosphoribosyl-ATP diphosphatase — encoded protein: MADPTGSPNSPEPVLDALAEVLKQRRDADPETSYVASLHHKGLNKILEKVGEEATETLLAAKDAEGNGESERQALVAETADLWFHSLVMLSHMGLDHQPVLDELARRFGISGHEEKAARQR